A window of Xylophilus sp. GW821-FHT01B05 contains these coding sequences:
- a CDS encoding branched-chain amino acid ABC transporter permease, giving the protein MDAQRYQAALRASSRPRVWEFVLWALAFAAPLLLPQHALMVNEIAIVALFAVSLDLILGYTGIVSLGHAGFFGFGAYVAALFAKHVMPDPTVGLLVAVAATAVLGAVASLTILRGSDLTRLMVTLGTALLLLELANKLDWLTGGADGLQGVVLGPVLGLFDFDLYGRTAAWYSLSVFLLLFVLMRRIVHSPFGATLMAIRDNRLRASAIGIPVVSRLAVVYTVAAAIAGAAGALLSQTTGFASLDVLAFDRSADVLLMLVIGGIGWLYGGIAGAIVFKVLQDSLSSITPQYWMFWIGLILVLLVLVGRERLLRPQTWFRKAKGAKA; this is encoded by the coding sequence ATGGACGCACAACGCTACCAGGCCGCCCTGCGCGCCAGCTCGCGCCCACGGGTGTGGGAATTCGTGTTGTGGGCGCTGGCCTTTGCCGCGCCGCTGCTGTTGCCGCAGCATGCGCTGATGGTGAACGAGATCGCCATCGTCGCGCTGTTTGCCGTGTCGCTGGACCTGATCCTGGGCTACACCGGCATCGTGTCGCTGGGCCATGCGGGCTTCTTCGGTTTTGGCGCCTATGTCGCGGCGCTGTTTGCCAAGCACGTCATGCCTGACCCGACCGTGGGCCTGCTGGTGGCCGTGGCCGCCACGGCGGTGCTGGGCGCGGTGGCCAGCCTCACCATCCTGCGCGGGAGTGATTTGACCCGGCTCATGGTCACGCTGGGTACGGCGCTGCTGCTGCTGGAGCTGGCCAACAAGCTCGACTGGCTGACCGGCGGCGCCGACGGCCTGCAGGGCGTGGTGCTGGGCCCCGTGCTGGGCCTGTTCGACTTTGACCTGTACGGGCGCACGGCGGCCTGGTATTCGCTCAGCGTGTTCCTGCTGCTGTTTGTGCTGATGCGCCGCATCGTGCATTCGCCCTTTGGCGCCACGCTGATGGCGATCCGCGACAACCGCCTGCGCGCCTCGGCCATCGGCATCCCGGTGGTGTCGCGGCTGGCCGTGGTCTACACCGTGGCGGCAGCCATCGCCGGCGCTGCCGGTGCGCTGCTGTCGCAGACCACGGGCTTTGCCTCGCTCGATGTGCTGGCCTTTGACCGCTCGGCCGATGTGCTGCTGATGCTGGTCATTGGCGGCATCGGCTGGCTCTATGGCGGCATTGCCGGCGCCATCGTGTTCAAGGTGCTGCAGGACAGCCTCTCGTCCATCACGCCGCAGTACTGGATGTTCTGGATCGGCCTGATCCTGGTGCTGCTGGTGCTGGTCGGCCGCGAGCGCCTGCTGCGGCCGCAGACCTGGTTCCGCAAGGCGAAGGGAGCCAAGGCATGA
- a CDS encoding ABC transporter ATP-binding protein: protein MSAVLSAKGLVMRFGGIVATNDVSIDLQKGARHALIGPNGAGKTTLVNILTGVLRPSEGRILLDGEDITALAPHQRVQRGMVRTFQINQLFDSMTPLQTLALVVAQRRGLGGKWWQPVGHNAAVAARAGELLEQFRLAEVATQPTRQLAYGKRRLLEIAIALASEPRVLLLDEPVAGVPAGEREELLQTVAALPADVSVLLIEHDMDLVFSFAHRMTVLVNGTLLTEGSPEEIAADPRVKEVYLGHGTEQEAAHG, encoded by the coding sequence ATGAGTGCGGTACTTTCGGCCAAGGGCCTGGTGATGCGCTTTGGCGGCATCGTCGCCACCAACGACGTCAGCATTGATCTGCAAAAGGGCGCGCGCCACGCACTGATAGGCCCCAACGGCGCGGGCAAGACCACGCTGGTCAATATCCTGACCGGCGTGCTGCGCCCCAGCGAGGGCCGCATCCTGCTCGACGGTGAAGACATCACCGCGCTGGCGCCGCACCAGCGCGTGCAGCGCGGCATGGTGCGCACCTTCCAGATCAACCAGCTGTTCGACAGCATGACGCCGTTGCAAACGCTGGCCCTGGTGGTGGCGCAGCGCCGCGGCCTGGGGGGCAAGTGGTGGCAGCCGGTGGGCCACAACGCGGCGGTGGCCGCGCGCGCCGGCGAGTTGCTGGAGCAGTTCCGCCTGGCCGAGGTCGCCACCCAGCCCACGCGCCAGTTGGCCTACGGCAAGCGCCGCCTGCTGGAGATCGCCATCGCCCTGGCCAGCGAGCCGCGCGTGCTGCTGCTGGACGAGCCCGTCGCCGGCGTGCCGGCCGGCGAGCGCGAAGAGCTGCTGCAGACCGTGGCAGCGCTGCCGGCCGATGTGTCGGTGCTGCTGATCGAACACGACATGGACCTGGTCTTCAGCTTCGCCCATCGCATGACGGTGCTGGTCAACGGCACGCTGCTGACAGAAGGCAGCCCTGAAGAGATCGCCGCTGACCCGCGTGTGAAAGAGGTCTATCTGGGCCACGGCACCGAGCAGGAGGCGGCACATGGCTGA